The genome window TTGGCGATGAGATGATCAGAGGAATTTCTGGCGGGCAAAAGAAACGTGTGACAACTGGTATGCATGCATTAGATATATTGCAATCCCGCCTTACGCAGACCCATAATCATGCATCAATTTATTTATATCCTGTTTAATTTTGTGTAGGGGAGATGCTAACAGGGACAGCAAGGGCTTTATTTATGGACGAGATATCCACTGGTTTGGATAGCTCAAGCACATTTCAGATTGTAAAGTTTATGAGGCAATTGGTCCATGTCATGAATGAAACTGTCATGATCTCTCTGCTCCAGCCACCGCCAGAGACCTATAATCTTTTTGATGACATAATCTTGCTATCAGAAGGATACATAGTGTACCATGGGCCACGCGAGAATATCCTGGAGTTCTTTGAGTCTGCCGGTTTTCGGTGCCCTGACAGGAAAGGTGTCGCTGACTTTCTTCAAGAGGTTACTTCCAAGAAAGACCAACAACAGTACTGGTATCTTGATCAGGAGCAGTATCGTTATGTATCTGTACCCGACTTTGCCGAACGTTTCAAATCATTCCATGCTTGCCAGCAGATGCACAAGGAGTTGCAAATACCTTTTGACAAGTCCAAAACCCATCCTGCTGCCTTGACCACCACAAAATATGGGCTTTCCAGCTGGGAATCATTCAAGGTAGTGATGTCAAGAGAGCAGCTATTGATGAAGCGCAACTCTTTCGTCTATATTTTCAAGGTCACCCAGTTGATCATCCTTGCACTCATGTCCATGACCGTGTTCCTCAGAATAAAGATGCCCCATGGGCAGATTGCTGATGGCAACAAATTCTTTGGGGCTCTGACTTTTGGTTTAATAACGATCATGTTCAATGGGTTCGCTGAGCTACAAATGACAATAAAGAAGCTTCCAGTCTTCTACAAACATAGGGATTTCTTATTCTTCCCCGCTTGGACCTTAGGAGTGGCAAACATACTCTTAAAAGTTCCTATCTCATTCGTGGAATCACTAGTATGGGTTGTTCTCACATACTATGTGATGGGCTTTGCACCTGCTGCAGGAAGGTATCCATGCATAATCCTTCCACCAAATGCAAGTTTCATCATTTACATATATATATAGTTGGATTTTGACATTACAGTAGTAGCTGCTTCATGTGTCATCTCTCTTTTGGTAATAGGTTCTTTCGTCAGTTTATAGCTTTCTTTGCCACACACCAAATGGCAATGGCTTTATTCCGGTTTCTTGGAGCTGttttgaaaacaatggttgtggccAATACTTTTGGGATGTTTGTGCTGCTCATTATTTTCATTTTTGGAGGATTTGTCATACGTAGAAGTAAGTATGCGCAATTCTCATTCATTTTTTATTTCTCTAGGCACAAGAAATCTATAAAAATCCTATCATTTGTATGGATGGAAAAATAACCTTTTAACCTCTGATTACGATGTTAACAGATGACATCAAACCATGGTGGATCTGGGGTTACTGGGCATCACCTATGATGTATAGCCAAAATGCACTATCTGTCAACGAATTCCTTGCTAGTAGGTGGGCTAGTGTAAGTTTTTTCTATCACTCCACACCTGCTCATTTTTTTCTTGAGGCTCATATAACCAGGACTCACTTTTTATTAATATAATATCGTGGGGCCGGGCGGTCGTTCCAGTGCCGACCAAGTTTTTTTATATAACCAGGATTTAATATACTAATCTTGGAAAGGTGTTTTTTTAGTTTTGGATTAATGATAGTCTTTTTTTTTACTACAGCCAAATAATGACACGATTATTGACGCGCCAACAGTAGGCAAAGCAATTCTTATATCCAAAGGCTTGTTTACTGGAGAATGGGGATTTTGGCTTTCCATTGGAGCCCTTGTAGGATTCATTATTTTGTTCAACATGCTCTACCTTTGGGCCCTTACATATTTAAGTCGTAAGCActattcttcttttcttcataTATTTGTTGTGGACACTTTTTGGTAAACGATCGAGACTTATTTTTATATGTTTTGTTCTTTTCAGCTAGTAGTGGCTCCAATGCCCTAGTTtcagaaggtgaagatgatgtaATGGTATTGAAAGGAAGAAGCAAAGATGAAATGTCCCAAGTTGTATACAGTGATCCAGGTGCAAACACACATGCATGTTTCAATTTCTCCGCTTGCATGAAGATTTTTTTTTTCTTAATGCAATATAATACCAATCTTTTGTCTTGTATATTGGTTGGACTTTTCATCTTTTAATTTACGAGGTAACGATGCCTTCTATTAAATTTCTGGTGCATGGATTAATGTATTGTGCATATCTTTGTATCCTATACTATTGTTGCAGGCACTAATGGAGCGACAAACACAGTAGCTCAGTCGTCACGAGTCACTTTGCCTTTCCAGCCTCTTGCACTTTGCTTCAACCATGTAAACTATTACGTCGACATGCCTGCAGTAAgtaaatatatacataaaaactTAAAGGCGGACATGAATTAGAAAACAATAATCTCTGTCGTCTAAAACCATAACATATAGAATCTGATATTGAGGTCATGTTTTCAGGAAATGAAGGAACAAGGATTCACAGAAAGCCGTTTACAACTGCTCTCTGATATCAGTGGCACTTTTAGGCCAGGGGTTCTAACAGCACTAGTTGGTTTTAGTGGAGCTGGAAAGACCACTTTAATGGATGTCCTGGCAGGAAGGAAAACTAGTGGAGCTATTGAAGGAGATATTACCCTGTCGGGATACCCCAAAAAACAAGAAACTTTTGCCCGGATCAGTGGTTATTGTGAACAAACTGATATCCATTCTCCAAATGTTACTGTATTTGAATCCATCACCTACTCTGCCTGGCTGCGTCTTTCCTCAGATATTGATGATGGTACAAAAAAGGTACTACCCTGAAATTCCAAGCAGCAAGCAAGCAACAATTTTGTTTTGTTTCTAATATGACCAAGTTGCTTCAACTTAAACCACTTATTTTTAGATGTTTGTGGAGGAAGTGATGACCCTTGTAGAGCTTGATGTGTTGCGCGACGCTCTTGTGGGTCTCCCTGGAGTTAATGGGTTATCAACTGAGCAAAGAAAAAGGCTGACAATTGCCGTGGAGCTGGTAGCAAACCCTTCAATCATCTTCATGGATGAGCCAACTTCTGGTCTTGATGCTCGAGCTGCTGCCATTGTCATGCGTACAGTAAGAAATACGGTTAACACTGGCCGTACTGTGGTCTGCACAATCCATCAGCCCAGCATCGACATATTTGAGTCTTTTGATGAGGTCTCCTATCCCCCTAGCTCCCTCACAACAGCTGATTATTATTTTTTTTCCAATATCCTCACAACAGTTGGTTTGTTAATTTTCCAGCTTCTGCTTTTGAAACGTGGAGGTCAGGTTATTTATGCTGGTGAACTTGGTCGCCACTCTCACAAACTAGTTGAATATTTTGAGGTCCGATCTCTTTTTCTTATGTGTGTTCATCGAGTTTGGGATATATGTATTGAGACTTTTATTGATCTCATTTTCCTGCAGTCGATTTCTGGTGTTCCAAAGATCACAGAAGGATATAATCCTGCAACATGGGTGCTGGAAGTCAGCTCTCCTCTATCGGAGGCTCGATTGAACATGAATTTTGCTGAAATTTATGCGAACTCTGTGCTTTATAGGTAACCAGAGCCGCCTGCCTAAATTTTTCAACAAGACGTACCATTCTTTATCACGTACTGATTTGTTATATCAATTCAATCTTTATTTTTCAAAAACTGTGAAATATATAATGCAGGTTAATTTATATTGTTAACAAATATTCTCTCCCTTTCTTCACAACTATAATATGATCAGGAAAAATCAAGAGCTTATCAAGGAGTTGAGTATCCCCCCACCAGACTACCAGGACCTGTCATTTCCTACAAAATATTCGCAGAATTTCTACGGTCAATGCGTCGCAAACTTTTGGAAGCAATGCCGTTCCTATTGGAAGAATCCGCCCTACAATGCTATGCGCTATCTGATGACATCTCTCTTTGGCCTTGTATTTGGTACAGTATTTTGGCAAAAAGGAAAGAACATGTACGTACGCATGGGCCTCCAGCTATCTATTTAGCTTAATTTGGTGTTAATACTTTTTGCTTTGGTGTGGCAATAATTCTTTTTATTTATGATATATATACAGAGATTCACAACAAGATTTATATAATCTACTTGGAGCCACTTATGCTGCTATCTTCTTTCTTGGGGCTTCAAATTGCATCACTGTTCAGCCTGTTGTATCGATTGAGCGAGCAGTTTTCTATCGTGAAAAGGCAGCGGGGATGTACTCTCCATTATCCTATGCATTTGCTCAGGTAATAAACCAGCAGCAGCTGCTTAATTTATTTAACCTCTTttggctagctagctagctcctTAATTGGCAATATATATAT of Zea mays cultivar B73 chromosome 8, Zm-B73-REFERENCE-NAM-5.0, whole genome shotgun sequence contains these proteins:
- the LOC103635032 gene encoding ABC transporter G family member 48, encoding MPESHPHPHAAAGLASTSSRRSLSLGSSISQSFRQMDSTDDPFARAQSEHEHRDDDEENLRWAALQKLPTYDRMRQGILRRALDDQEQQSGDGDVEVVDIHKLAAGDGGRALLERLFQEDSDPFLRRLRDRIDMVGIELPTVEVRYEQLTVQADVVAAGRALPTLWNAATNFLQGLIGRFGSSNKRNITILKNVNGILKPSRMTLLLGPPSSGKSTLMRALAGKLDKNLKVSGNITYCGHPISEFYPERTSAYVGQYDLHNAEMTVRETLDFSRRCLGVGARYEMIAELARRERDAGIKPDPEIDAFMKATAVQGQETNIITDFTLKVLGLDICADVIIGDEMIRGISGGQKKRVTTGEMLTGTARALFMDEISTGLDSSSTFQIVKFMRQLVHVMNETVMISLLQPPPETYNLFDDIILLSEGYIVYHGPRENILEFFESAGFRCPDRKGVADFLQEVTSKKDQQQYWYLDQEQYRYVSVPDFAERFKSFHACQQMHKELQIPFDKSKTHPAALTTTKYGLSSWESFKVVMSREQLLMKRNSFVYIFKVTQLIILALMSMTVFLRIKMPHGQIADGNKFFGALTFGLITIMFNGFAELQMTIKKLPVFYKHRDFLFFPAWTLGVANILLKVPISFVESLVWVVLTYYVMGFAPAAGRFFRQFIAFFATHQMAMALFRFLGAVLKTMVVANTFGMFVLLIIFIFGGFVIRRNDIKPWWIWGYWASPMMYSQNALSVNEFLASRWASPNNDTIIDAPTVGKAILISKGLFTGEWGFWLSIGALVGFIILFNMLYLWALTYLSPSSGSNALVSEGEDDVMVLKGRSKDEMSQVVYSDPGTNGATNTVAQSSRVTLPFQPLALCFNHVNYYVDMPAEMKEQGFTESRLQLLSDISGTFRPGVLTALVGFSGAGKTTLMDVLAGRKTSGAIEGDITLSGYPKKQETFARISGYCEQTDIHSPNVTVFESITYSAWLRLSSDIDDGTKKMFVEEVMTLVELDVLRDALVGLPGVNGLSTEQRKRLTIAVELVANPSIIFMDEPTSGLDARAAAIVMRTVRNTVNTGRTVVCTIHQPSIDIFESFDELLLLKRGGQVIYAGELGRHSHKLVEYFESISGVPKITEGYNPATWVLEVSSPLSEARLNMNFAEIYANSVLYRKNQELIKELSIPPPDYQDLSFPTKYSQNFYGQCVANFWKQCRSYWKNPPYNAMRYLMTSLFGLVFGTVFWQKGKNIDSQQDLYNLLGATYAAIFFLGASNCITVQPVVSIERAVFYREKAAGMYSPLSYAFAQTCVEVIYTTLQGILYTVIIYGMIGYDWKSDKFFYFLFFITASFNYFTLFGMMLVACTPSALLANILITFALPFWNLFAGFLIVRPAIPIWWRWYYWANPVSWTIYGVVASQFGENQGELSVPGGKPMLVNQFLKDNLGIQHDLLGYVVLVHFAYVIVFFFVFGYSIKFFNFQKR